One Neosynechococcus sphagnicola sy1 genomic region harbors:
- the cax gene encoding calcium/proton exchanger has translation MFIPISIAAEILEWGSLAVMITSALAIIPLAIWLSTATEEIALVTGPSIGGLLNAVFGNATELIISLVALNAGLIDIVKASITGTIISNLLLAMGLSMFLGGLRYKEQDFQPVVARVNGSTMTLAVIAMLLPTMVLSNSPGAESATKELSVTVSVVLIAVYILTLVFSLNTHSYLYDVGLVDLEEGGEGSDPTHVPHKPNLWLWLGVLVASTLAVAYESEIFVGVVEEATSGLGLTPFFTGVILLPLVGGAAEYVTAVGVAVKNNMDLSVSVAMGSSLLVALLVAPALVLVGLVIGQPMDLSFNPFEVVAVAVAVIVANLISLDGRSNWLEGILLLATYVILGAAFFFQPG, from the coding sequence GTGTTTATTCCAATTTCCATCGCAGCTGAGATCCTGGAGTGGGGATCCTTAGCAGTTATGATCACGTCCGCCTTGGCAATTATTCCCCTCGCAATTTGGCTGAGCACAGCTACCGAAGAAATTGCCCTGGTAACGGGGCCATCGATTGGTGGCTTGCTGAACGCCGTCTTTGGCAATGCAACAGAATTGATCATTTCCCTGGTAGCGCTGAATGCTGGGCTGATCGATATTGTCAAGGCCAGCATTACGGGGACGATTATTAGTAACCTGCTCCTGGCCATGGGGCTGTCGATGTTCCTCGGGGGGCTTCGCTATAAAGAGCAAGACTTTCAGCCTGTAGTTGCCAGGGTGAATGGTTCTACCATGACCCTAGCGGTAATTGCCATGCTATTGCCGACAATGGTACTCAGTAACTCTCCGGGAGCTGAGTCCGCGACCAAAGAGCTGTCCGTAACGGTTTCTGTGGTGCTGATTGCGGTTTACATCCTGACCCTGGTCTTTTCGTTGAATACCCACAGCTATCTCTATGATGTGGGTCTCGTTGACTTAGAGGAAGGAGGCGAGGGTTCCGACCCTACCCATGTGCCCCATAAGCCCAACCTGTGGCTCTGGTTAGGTGTTTTGGTGGCTTCGACCCTCGCGGTTGCCTATGAATCCGAGATTTTTGTAGGGGTTGTGGAAGAAGCAACCTCAGGTCTGGGATTAACGCCCTTTTTTACCGGGGTAATTCTCTTGCCATTGGTCGGCGGTGCGGCTGAGTACGTCACTGCGGTGGGGGTCGCCGTCAAAAACAATATGGATCTTTCAGTGTCCGTTGCCATGGGATCTAGCCTCCTGGTTGCCCTCCTAGTCGCCCCAGCACTGGTACTGGTGGGTCTCGTCATTGGGCAACCCATGGATCTCAGCTTTAACCCCTTTGAGGTGGTTGCGGTGGCCGTTGCTGTCATCGTTGCAAACCTGATTAGTCTGGATGGGCGTTCCAACTGGTTAGAGGGAATCCTGCTCTTGGCAACCTATGTGATTTTAGGAGCAGCTTTCTTCTTTCAGCCCGGTTAG
- a CDS encoding bifunctional orotidine-5'-phosphate decarboxylase/orotate phosphoribosyltransferase yields the protein MKFCDKLNKSIQFNQSLLYLELAPDPKNWPQQFGSWESAHSHIWGLQEWLQFLIAETADLVCAYRLTLEFYRALGASGLGLLHQTLSAIPPNIPVILDTHHSDPNTSTIFAQMIFATWQVDAVTLNPYIGQDGVTPFLVYPDKGVFILCATANPSIVGLQKYPTTPSPFYLNLVEEAKTWGIPEQLGLEVGGTIDVFSRIRTIAPERLILADELPAELSDLEQFLQAGLTPNGDGLLMPTPDEISAQESPRESLRSLRDGINQIRSTIAQGNPTCSVWFPNVCLLHQHPHKDLILQLYDIGCIHFGEFVQASGATFPYYIDLRTIISHPQVFEQVLAAYANTLKGLHFDRIAGIPYGSLPTATGLGLRLNYPMIFPRKEVKAHGTCRLVEGQFCEGETIVVIDDILITGKSVIEGVKKLQSVGLVVKDVVVLIDHEEGVQEKLERQGYHSHAVLKISEIAQTLYEAGRLEHEQLQLLLKL from the coding sequence ATGAAATTCTGCGACAAATTAAACAAATCTATTCAATTTAATCAAAGTTTACTCTATCTTGAATTAGCACCTGATCCCAAGAACTGGCCACAACAATTTGGTTCTTGGGAAAGTGCCCACAGCCATATATGGGGTTTGCAGGAGTGGCTGCAATTTCTGATTGCGGAAACAGCTGATTTAGTCTGTGCCTATCGCCTCACGTTGGAGTTTTATCGTGCTTTAGGGGCTTCAGGATTGGGATTATTGCATCAGACCTTGTCTGCCATTCCACCCAATATTCCAGTTATTTTGGACACCCACCATAGCGACCCCAACACCAGTACAATTTTTGCTCAGATGATCTTTGCAACCTGGCAGGTGGATGCTGTTACACTCAATCCCTACATCGGACAGGATGGGGTAACCCCGTTCCTGGTTTATCCAGATAAGGGCGTTTTTATCCTGTGTGCCACTGCAAATCCATCCATTGTGGGGTTACAGAAATATCCAACAACCCCATCACCTTTTTACCTAAATTTGGTGGAAGAAGCCAAAACCTGGGGTATCCCCGAACAGTTAGGTCTGGAAGTTGGGGGAACCATTGATGTCTTTAGTCGGATTCGGACGATTGCCCCTGAGCGGTTAATCCTAGCAGATGAACTCCCAGCAGAACTGAGTGACCTTGAGCAATTCCTGCAAGCAGGGTTGACTCCGAACGGCGATGGACTGTTGATGCCCACACCTGACGAGATCAGCGCTCAAGAATCTCCCCGAGAATCCCTGCGATCGCTACGTGACGGCATCAATCAGATCAGATCAACGATTGCCCAGGGAAACCCCACCTGTTCTGTCTGGTTTCCGAATGTCTGCCTATTGCATCAACATCCCCACAAGGATTTAATTTTGCAACTCTATGATATTGGTTGCATCCACTTTGGGGAATTTGTCCAAGCCTCTGGTGCGACCTTTCCCTATTACATTGATCTGCGGACAATCATTTCCCATCCTCAGGTGTTTGAGCAGGTACTTGCGGCCTATGCTAATACACTTAAAGGCTTGCATTTTGACCGGATTGCTGGCATTCCCTATGGCTCATTACCGACAGCAACTGGTCTGGGATTACGTCTCAACTACCCCATGATTTTTCCCCGCAAGGAGGTCAAGGCGCACGGAACCTGTCGATTGGTTGAAGGGCAATTTTGTGAGGGAGAAACCATTGTTGTCATTGATGACATCCTCATCACAGGTAAGAGTGTGATCGAAGGGGTGAAAAAATTACAATCCGTTGGCTTGGTTGTGAAAGATGTGGTCGTATTAATTGATCACGAAGAAGGAGTACAAGAAAAACTTGAGCGGCAGGGCTACCACAGCCATGCTGTTTTGAAAATTTCTGAAATTGCCCAAACCTTATATGAAGCAGGTCGTTTAGAACACGAGCAGTTGCAACTCTTATTGAAACTATAG
- the rpmB gene encoding 50S ribosomal protein L28: MARKCQLTGKQANNAYAVSHSHRRNKKIQEVNLQWKRLWWPQGNRWVRLRLSTQAIKTLENKGLQAFAKEAGLDLSRF; the protein is encoded by the coding sequence ATGGCTCGCAAATGTCAGCTAACCGGGAAACAGGCCAACAATGCCTATGCGGTTTCCCACTCCCATCGTCGTAACAAAAAGATACAAGAAGTTAACTTGCAATGGAAAAGGCTTTGGTGGCCTCAGGGGAACCGTTGGGTAAGACTACGGTTATCCACTCAGGCCATCAAAACCTTAGAGAACAAAGGATTACAGGCTTTTGCCAAAGAAGCAGGACTCGATCTGAGTCGTTTCTAG
- a CDS encoding pentapeptide repeat-containing protein — MHTQEFLEQSPGLNGYKGTLDSDFNQTDLRGISLSRADLTGMDLRGKDLSNANLSETNLSGANLIRANLTGANLSGANLVRATLSEADLTRVNLSEANLSEANLIKCILTNAGLNRANLRLAVLSAANLNQANLSEANLTRAVLISALMTFANLTGADLSEVSLTGADLTGAILAEANLTKTNLTGATLVRATLCGARLNETNLTAVNLTEANLSRAEMSSLVITGANFSRAILSRARFNRTDLTGVNLSGAMMHDGTLTLQSEMKSDSLPIDAKLQI; from the coding sequence ATGCATACACAGGAATTTCTAGAGCAGTCTCCGGGACTGAATGGATACAAAGGTACTTTAGACTCCGATTTCAACCAGACCGATTTGAGAGGAATTAGTCTCAGTCGTGCCGATCTCACCGGCATGGATCTACGGGGCAAAGATTTGAGTAATGCCAACCTCAGTGAGACCAATCTCAGCGGCGCTAATCTGATTCGGGCGAACTTGACCGGAGCTAATCTTAGTGGTGCCAATCTGGTGCGAGCGACCCTCTCGGAAGCCGACCTAACCCGCGTCAACCTCAGCGAAGCTAACTTAAGTGAGGCCAATCTGATCAAGTGCATTCTCACCAATGCGGGCCTCAACCGCGCCAACCTGCGGCTAGCGGTCTTAAGTGCTGCAAATCTGAATCAGGCCAACCTCAGTGAAGCCAATTTAACCAGAGCGGTTTTGATCAGTGCCCTAATGACCTTTGCCAACCTTACGGGCGCCGATCTCAGCGAAGTTAGCCTCACGGGTGCCGACTTGACCGGAGCCATTCTTGCCGAGGCGAATCTCACAAAAACCAACCTCACAGGGGCCACCCTGGTGCGAGCGACCCTGTGTGGTGCCCGCTTGAATGAAACCAACCTCACGGCTGTGAACTTGACAGAGGCTAACCTCAGCCGCGCTGAGATGAGTAGCTTAGTCATCACAGGAGCTAACTTTAGCCGTGCTATTCTCAGTCGAGCCCGCTTTAATCGCACCGATCTCACAGGGGTGAATCTGTCTGGGGCGATGATGCACGATGGAACGTTGACCCTGCAATCAGAGATGAAGTCAGATTCTCTTCCTATCGACGCTAAACTTCAGATATAA